One window from the genome of Bacillus tianshenii encodes:
- the parE gene encoding DNA topoisomerase IV subunit B, giving the protein MATKQNFDYNDDAIQVLEGLEAVRKRPGMYIGSTDGRGLHHLVYEIVDNAVDEALSGHGELIEVTIHKDNSISVRDEGRGMPTGMHRMGKPTPEVILTVLHAGGKFGQGGYKTSGGLHGVGASVVNALSEWLEVKIMRDGSIYEQRFENGGVPVTTLEKKGSTRKTGTTIHFKPDPSIFSVTKYNYDTLSERLRESAFLLKGLKIVLRDKRHDKEETFHYESGIEAFVDFLNEEKDVMHPVVSFDGQQLGIEAEFAFQFNDGFSESVLSFVNNVRTKDGGTHEAGAKTAMTRTMNEYARKAGLLKEKDKNLEGTDIREGLTAIVSVRIPEEMLQFEGQTKSKLGTSEARSAVDAVVSEKLAYFLEENVDISSMLIKKAVKAQQAREAARKAREDARSGKKRKRKDAMLSGKLTPAQSRNPSRNELYLVEGDSAGGSAKQGRDRRFQAVLPLRGKVINTEKAKLADIFKNEEINTIIHAIGAGVGPEFDLEDTNYDKIVIMTDADTDGAHIQVLLLTFFYRYMKPLVEAGKIFIALPPLYKVSKGSGKKEVIEYAWEEKELQEAIKKVGRGYTIQRYKGLGEMNADQLWETTMNPETRTLIRVRIEDIARAERRITTLMGDKVEPRRKWIESNVAFGLDEETNILENDNLAVMEED; this is encoded by the coding sequence TTGGCTACGAAACAAAACTTTGATTATAACGATGATGCGATTCAAGTTCTCGAAGGGCTTGAAGCAGTCCGAAAGCGTCCGGGAATGTATATCGGAAGCACGGATGGACGCGGGCTGCATCATCTTGTATATGAAATTGTCGATAATGCGGTCGATGAAGCATTATCAGGACATGGCGAACTCATTGAAGTAACGATACATAAAGATAATAGTATCAGCGTCCGGGATGAAGGACGCGGAATGCCGACAGGAATGCACCGTATGGGGAAACCAACCCCTGAAGTCATTCTTACTGTGCTCCATGCCGGCGGTAAATTTGGACAAGGCGGCTATAAAACAAGCGGCGGCTTACATGGTGTCGGTGCTTCTGTCGTAAATGCCTTATCCGAATGGCTAGAAGTCAAAATCATGCGGGATGGAAGTATCTACGAGCAGCGGTTTGAAAATGGTGGTGTGCCTGTTACAACGCTTGAAAAGAAAGGCTCAACACGTAAAACAGGAACGACCATTCACTTTAAGCCGGACCCGTCCATCTTTTCAGTAACGAAATACAACTATGACACGTTAAGTGAGCGTTTACGTGAATCTGCTTTTCTTCTTAAAGGCTTAAAGATTGTTCTTCGTGATAAACGTCATGATAAAGAAGAAACGTTTCATTACGAAAGCGGGATTGAAGCTTTTGTAGATTTTTTGAATGAAGAAAAAGATGTGATGCATCCAGTTGTATCATTTGATGGCCAACAGCTGGGGATTGAAGCGGAATTTGCGTTTCAATTTAATGACGGCTTTTCAGAAAGTGTCTTATCGTTTGTTAACAACGTGCGGACGAAAGACGGCGGCACACATGAAGCTGGAGCAAAGACAGCGATGACACGTACGATGAACGAATATGCAAGAAAAGCCGGTTTGCTCAAAGAAAAGGATAAAAATCTAGAAGGAACGGATATTCGTGAGGGGCTCACAGCGATTGTATCTGTTCGAATCCCAGAAGAAATGCTTCAGTTTGAAGGCCAGACAAAGAGCAAGCTCGGTACGAGTGAAGCACGGTCAGCCGTTGATGCGGTTGTTTCGGAAAAGCTTGCTTACTTTTTAGAAGAAAATGTCGACATTAGTTCGATGCTGATTAAGAAAGCTGTTAAGGCACAGCAAGCGCGTGAAGCGGCGAGAAAAGCACGAGAAGATGCACGCAGCGGCAAAAAGCGCAAACGTAAAGATGCCATGCTAAGTGGAAAATTAACACCAGCACAATCCCGAAACCCGAGTCGAAATGAATTGTATTTAGTGGAGGGTGATTCAGCAGGGGGTTCTGCTAAGCAAGGGCGTGACCGTCGCTTTCAAGCTGTTCTGCCGCTTCGGGGTAAAGTAATCAATACTGAAAAAGCAAAGCTTGCTGATATCTTTAAAAATGAAGAAATTAATACGATTATCCATGCAATCGGAGCGGGTGTCGGACCTGAATTCGATCTTGAAGATACTAACTATGACAAAATCGTCATTATGACTGATGCAGATACCGACGGCGCGCACATTCAAGTACTGCTTTTAACCTTCTTCTATCGGTATATGAAACCACTTGTGGAAGCTGGGAAAATTTTTATCGCCTTGCCTCCGCTTTATAAAGTGAGCAAAGGAAGCGGCAAAAAAGAAGTGATTGAATATGCGTGGGAAGAAAAAGAATTGCAAGAAGCGATCAAAAAAGTTGGTAGAGGCTATACGATTCAGCGTTATAAAGGTCTTGGTGAAATGAATGCAGACCAGCTGTGGGAAACGACAATGAACCCCGAAACACGGACATTGATTCGTGTAAGGATTGAGGACATTGCCCGTGCTGAACGCCGCATAACAACTTTAATGGGTGATAAGGTCGAACCTCGCCGGAAGTGGATTGAGTCCAATGTAGCGTTTGGCTTAGATGAAGAAACAAATATTCTTGAAAATGATAACCTTGCAGTGATGGAGGAGGACTAG
- the parC gene encoding DNA topoisomerase IV subunit A — MAQTEKLLDLPLEDVLGDRFGRYSKYIIQERALPDARDGLKPVQRRILYAMYKENNTAEKAFRKSAKTVGTVIGNYHPHGDTSVYDAMVRMSQDWKVRNVLIEMHGNNGSIDGDPPAAMRYTEARLSAIASELLTDIDKETVGFTPNFDDTLQEPVVLPASFPNLLVNGSTGISAGYATDIPPHHLGEVIEGVIKRIDSPNCTLDDLMEIIKGPDFPTGGIIQGIDGIKKAYKTGKGRIVVRGLAEVEKIRGGREQIVITEIPYEMNKANLVKKMDELRIDRKVEGISEVRDETDRTGLRIVIELKKDAQADGVLNYLYKNTDLQISYNFNMVAIHHKTPQQMGLLQFLDAYIDHQKEVITNRSRYELRKAEERHHIVEGLMKALSILDEVIATIRASKDKQDAKRNLMKEYEFTEPQAEAIVSLQLYRLTNTDITALRKESEELEKKIAELNEILASEKKLLQVIKKDLRRVKKTYADDRKTRIEEEIEELKIDLEVMVPSEDVMVTVTKDGYIKRTSLRSYAASNGKDMGMKENDYVLGQFEINTTETLLVFTNRGNYLYLPVHELPDIRWKDLGQHVSSIVPLDKEDELIAAYPVKDFKEEKYLVFFTKNGMAKKSELNKYQAQRYSKPLVAVNLKKDDEVKNIVITSGKQDLLIVTRNGYGLRFNEEEVSIVGPRATGVKGINLKQGDEVATGFALEDEKPYLFIATQRGAVKKMKLDEFEAASRANRGVVMLRELKTNPHKITAALQTDNQMAVLLITEKEAIETVKIKDLRPADRYSNGSFVVDTSETGNVTEARVDEQINETE, encoded by the coding sequence TTGGCGCAGACAGAAAAACTATTAGATTTACCGCTTGAAGATGTCCTTGGCGACCGCTTCGGGCGTTATAGTAAATATATTATTCAAGAGCGCGCTCTTCCTGATGCGCGTGATGGGTTAAAGCCTGTACAGCGTAGAATCCTGTATGCGATGTACAAAGAAAATAATACAGCAGAAAAAGCATTTCGGAAGTCCGCGAAAACGGTTGGTACGGTAATTGGGAACTACCATCCACATGGCGATACCTCTGTATACGATGCAATGGTACGAATGAGCCAGGACTGGAAGGTGCGGAATGTCCTTATCGAAATGCACGGGAACAACGGAAGCATTGACGGTGATCCGCCTGCAGCGATGCGTTACACAGAAGCCCGCCTTTCTGCCATTGCTTCTGAATTATTAACGGATATTGATAAAGAAACAGTCGGCTTCACCCCTAACTTTGATGATACACTGCAAGAGCCTGTAGTCTTGCCGGCAAGCTTTCCAAACCTGCTTGTAAACGGTTCGACTGGTATCTCTGCAGGTTATGCGACAGATATTCCGCCTCATCATTTAGGTGAAGTGATTGAAGGTGTTATTAAACGGATCGACTCACCTAACTGTACACTTGATGATCTGATGGAAATCATTAAAGGACCCGATTTCCCAACAGGTGGTATTATCCAAGGCATTGATGGGATTAAAAAAGCCTATAAAACAGGGAAAGGCCGAATCGTTGTACGCGGGCTAGCGGAAGTGGAAAAAATCCGCGGCGGCCGGGAGCAAATTGTTATTACAGAAATCCCCTATGAAATGAACAAAGCGAATCTTGTTAAAAAAATGGATGAGCTTCGGATTGACCGTAAAGTGGAAGGGATTTCTGAAGTGCGTGATGAAACAGACCGAACAGGCTTGCGAATCGTCATTGAGTTAAAAAAAGATGCACAGGCAGACGGTGTATTAAACTACCTTTATAAAAATACGGACTTACAGATTTCGTACAACTTTAATATGGTTGCCATTCATCATAAAACACCACAGCAAATGGGGCTACTGCAATTTTTAGATGCGTATATTGACCATCAAAAAGAAGTAATCACAAACCGCTCCCGTTATGAATTGCGAAAGGCAGAAGAACGTCATCATATTGTAGAAGGCCTAATGAAGGCGCTGTCGATTCTAGATGAAGTGATTGCAACCATCCGTGCTTCAAAAGACAAGCAAGATGCTAAACGTAACTTAATGAAAGAATATGAATTTACTGAACCGCAAGCGGAAGCTATTGTCTCGCTTCAATTGTATCGTCTAACGAATACCGATATAACAGCGCTTAGAAAAGAATCAGAGGAGCTTGAAAAGAAAATCGCGGAGTTAAACGAAATTCTCGCAAGTGAGAAAAAGCTACTACAAGTCATTAAAAAAGATCTTCGCCGCGTAAAGAAAACGTATGCTGATGATCGAAAGACACGAATCGAAGAAGAAATCGAAGAATTAAAAATTGATTTAGAAGTCATGGTTCCAAGTGAAGATGTAATGGTGACAGTGACAAAAGACGGTTATATTAAGCGGACAAGCCTTCGTTCTTATGCTGCTTCAAACGGAAAAGATATGGGAATGAAGGAAAACGATTATGTATTAGGACAGTTTGAAATTAATACGACAGAAACATTGCTTGTTTTCACAAACCGTGGAAATTATTTATACTTGCCTGTTCATGAATTACCAGATATTCGCTGGAAAGACCTTGGCCAGCATGTTTCAAGTATTGTGCCGCTCGACAAAGAGGATGAACTGATTGCGGCTTATCCTGTTAAAGATTTCAAAGAAGAAAAGTATCTCGTCTTCTTTACTAAAAACGGGATGGCGAAAAAATCAGAATTAAACAAATATCAAGCACAACGTTACTCAAAACCGCTGGTCGCTGTAAATTTGAAAAAGGATGATGAAGTGAAAAACATTGTCATCACTTCCGGAAAACAAGATTTATTGATTGTAACGCGAAATGGCTATGGACTTCGCTTTAATGAAGAAGAAGTGAGTATCGTCGGGCCACGGGCAACCGGGGTGAAAGGCATTAACTTAAAGCAGGGTGATGAAGTGGCCACCGGCTTTGCATTAGAGGATGAAAAGCCTTACCTCTTTATCGCTACGCAGCGTGGTGCCGTGAAGAAAATGAAGCTCGATGAATTCGAAGCGGCTTCACGTGCCAACCGTGGCGTTGTGATGCTGCGTGAATTGAAGACAAATCCGCATAAAATTACGGCCGCTCTGCAAACAGATAACCAAATGGCCGTCCTGCTTATCACCGAAAAAGAAGCAATCGAAACAGTGAAGATTAAAGATTTACGTCCAGCTGACCGTTACAGTAACGGCTCCTTTGTTGTTGATACAAGTGAGACAGGAAACGTAACAGAAGCAAGAGTAGATGAACAAATAAATGAAACAGAATAA
- the nadC gene encoding carboxylating nicotinate-nucleotide diphosphorylase, translating to MNQLKLKQKMQEFFIEDIGDGDATNEHLFQSTDITEGEFLLKQDGVLAGISCIEAGYKLLNPNIEVETLQKDGEFLQKGAVLAKVKGPVKDLLTGERVILNLLQHMSGIATTTKQAVNALDSTHTRVCDTRKTLPGLRMFEKYAVTCGGGYNHRVGLYDGVMLKDNHIAYAGSITNAVQMIRSRIGHMIKIEVETESMEQVLKAVEAGADVIMFDNCTPQQAQEYATVVPKPIITEISGGITPYNIASYRETNVDYISLGYLTQSARALDISFNLKESIKYNHNAVVCETINNK from the coding sequence ATGAACCAGTTAAAATTAAAACAGAAAATGCAGGAATTTTTCATTGAAGATATCGGTGATGGAGATGCAACAAATGAGCATTTGTTCCAATCAACCGACATCACAGAAGGCGAATTTTTATTAAAACAAGATGGTGTGCTCGCTGGCATCAGCTGCATTGAAGCCGGCTATAAGCTTCTTAACCCGAATATTGAAGTAGAAACCCTTCAAAAAGACGGTGAATTCCTTCAAAAAGGAGCCGTTCTTGCGAAGGTGAAAGGGCCTGTAAAAGATTTATTAACAGGCGAGCGAGTTATTTTAAATTTGTTGCAGCATATGAGCGGCATTGCAACGACGACAAAACAGGCCGTTAACGCATTAGACAGTACGCATACGCGGGTGTGTGATACGCGAAAAACACTGCCAGGGCTTAGAATGTTTGAAAAATACGCTGTTACATGCGGGGGCGGTTATAATCACCGGGTTGGTTTATATGACGGTGTTATGCTAAAAGACAACCATATTGCATATGCAGGCAGTATCACAAACGCTGTACAAATGATCCGAAGCCGTATCGGACATATGATAAAAATTGAAGTTGAAACCGAGTCTATGGAGCAAGTACTAAAAGCAGTCGAGGCTGGAGCAGATGTGATTATGTTCGATAATTGCACCCCTCAGCAAGCACAGGAGTATGCTACAGTTGTACCGAAACCAATCATCACAGAAATATCAGGAGGCATTACCCCTTATAATATTGCTTCCTATCGTGAAACAAATGTCGATTATATCTCACTTGGATACTTAACCCAGTCCGCTCGGGCGCTTGATATCAGCTTTAACTTGAAGGAAAGCATAAAATACAATCATAACGCCGTAGTATGTGAAACGATTAACAACAAATGA
- the nadA gene encoding quinolinate synthase NadA: protein MGVLDLLNSTSQVMLPEKYREMTTEEMEQRVREIKDKFGDALFIPGHHYQKDEVIQFADAAGDSLQLAQLAAKNEAASYIVFCGVHFMAETADILTQKEQKVILPDMRAGCSMADMANLKQTERAWSAIQQQFGDTVIPLTYVNSTADIKSFVGMNGGATVTSSNAVEMVKWVFTQKERILFLPDQHLGRNTAYKLGIPLDEMAVWDPVNETFICEGSLEKAKVILWKGHCSVHENFTVKNIEHIRQTKPDMKVLVHPECTWEVVQQSDYNGSTKYIIDMIEQAAPGSKWAIGTEMNLVKRLIQQHSDKEIVSLNPYMCPCLTMNRIDLPHLLWSLEELENGKVMNQIIVDEHTARLAEKALERMLERA from the coding sequence ATGGGTGTTCTTGATTTATTAAACAGCACATCACAAGTGATGCTGCCTGAAAAATATCGTGAAATGACAACAGAAGAAATGGAACAACGCGTACGAGAAATTAAAGACAAATTCGGGGATGCTCTGTTTATCCCTGGGCATCATTATCAAAAAGACGAAGTGATCCAGTTTGCAGATGCAGCAGGGGATTCCCTTCAACTTGCACAATTAGCAGCAAAAAATGAAGCAGCCTCATACATTGTTTTTTGCGGCGTTCATTTTATGGCTGAAACAGCGGACATTTTAACGCAAAAAGAACAAAAAGTGATCCTGCCAGATATGCGAGCAGGCTGTTCAATGGCTGATATGGCGAATCTAAAGCAAACCGAACGTGCCTGGAGTGCGATTCAGCAACAATTTGGTGATACTGTCATCCCACTCACTTATGTCAACTCGACAGCAGATATTAAATCGTTTGTCGGCATGAATGGCGGCGCGACCGTTACTTCATCAAATGCGGTTGAAATGGTTAAATGGGTCTTTACGCAAAAGGAACGCATCCTCTTCCTGCCTGATCAGCACCTTGGCAGAAACACAGCTTACAAGTTAGGTATCCCGCTCGATGAAATGGCGGTGTGGGACCCTGTTAATGAAACTTTTATCTGTGAAGGCAGTCTTGAGAAAGCAAAAGTGATTTTGTGGAAAGGACATTGCTCGGTTCATGAGAATTTTACAGTGAAGAACATTGAACATATCCGTCAAACAAAGCCTGATATGAAGGTGCTTGTTCACCCTGAGTGTACGTGGGAAGTGGTTCAGCAATCTGATTACAACGGTTCGACTAAATATATTATTGATATGATTGAACAAGCAGCGCCGGGAAGCAAATGGGCAATTGGAACAGAAATGAATCTTGTCAAACGCTTAATCCAGCAGCATTCGGATAAGGAAATTGTTTCACTTAATCCGTATATGTGCCCGTGTCTTACGATGAATCGAATTGATTTGCCGCATTTGCTTTGGTCGCTTGAAGAGCTTGAGAACGGGAAGGTGATGAATCAAATTATCGTTGACGAACATACAGCACGTTTAGCGGAAAAAGCATTGGAAAGAATGTTAGAAAGAGCATAA
- the nadB gene encoding L-aspartate oxidase, whose translation MHNEKAADVLIVGSGIAAYMAALQISKHHKHVCILTKSTKKHSNSVKAQGGIAAAIAQTDDWKKHYKDTLTAGAFHNDEEHVKLLVKKGAEMIKSLLQEGMPFDREKDGSLSLGMEGAHCQARILHAGGDATGWNMMAYFEKQLQEKVEFRTHHTVTDLLIEDGRCIGVKVREPNGSINRLYASAVVLATGGCGSLYSHSSNDPAVSGDGLAIAFRAGVELADLEFIQFHPTLLTINGESFGLISEAVRGEGAFLIDEDGKRIMENAHPLQDLAPRDVVAREIYYSLTKGKQVFLNVSNVKDFASRFPTITRLCQTNGVDLEKGLIPVAPGAHFTMGGIVTNQHGQTSLPGLYAIGEAACTGVHGANRLASNSLLEGLVFGSECAKHIVAEPSRNLSSLYTSSRTMNRKQTYTLPAKSDIQRVMMEHVGIIRTNETLEQAKAWFEQYMPALQSLPEDLSENDSTIVNMITVGWLITTSALLRKESRGAHYRSDYPLEEQSLAKKRIIRTLKEWKQPDVAATGVR comes from the coding sequence ATGCACAATGAAAAAGCGGCTGATGTTTTGATTGTGGGCAGCGGGATTGCTGCATATATGGCCGCATTGCAGATTTCAAAACATCATAAGCATGTATGTATCCTAACAAAATCTACTAAGAAGCATAGTAATTCTGTCAAAGCACAAGGCGGTATCGCTGCAGCCATCGCTCAAACTGATGACTGGAAGAAGCATTACAAAGACACCTTAACAGCTGGAGCCTTTCATAATGATGAAGAGCACGTCAAATTGCTTGTAAAAAAAGGGGCCGAAATGATAAAAAGCCTTCTACAGGAAGGGATGCCTTTTGACCGCGAAAAGGACGGTTCTCTCTCACTTGGAATGGAAGGGGCTCATTGTCAGGCAAGAATTCTCCATGCCGGCGGTGATGCGACGGGCTGGAATATGATGGCTTATTTTGAAAAACAACTTCAAGAAAAAGTCGAGTTCCGCACGCATCATACGGTCACCGATTTATTAATTGAAGATGGGCGTTGCATAGGTGTTAAAGTACGAGAGCCAAACGGCAGCATAAACCGGTTATATGCTTCAGCCGTCGTGCTTGCAACCGGTGGCTGTGGAAGCCTCTATTCTCACTCATCGAATGACCCAGCTGTAAGTGGTGATGGACTTGCGATCGCTTTCCGTGCAGGAGTCGAATTAGCGGACTTGGAGTTTATTCAATTCCATCCAACCCTCCTCACTATAAATGGCGAGTCATTTGGACTCATCTCAGAAGCGGTGCGTGGTGAAGGAGCTTTCCTTATCGATGAAGATGGAAAACGGATTATGGAGAACGCTCATCCATTGCAAGACCTTGCGCCTCGGGATGTTGTAGCTCGTGAAATCTATTATTCGCTTACAAAAGGCAAACAGGTCTTTTTAAATGTTTCGAATGTGAAAGATTTCGCAAGTCGTTTTCCAACGATAACAAGGCTGTGTCAAACAAATGGTGTTGACTTGGAGAAAGGACTCATTCCAGTGGCACCAGGGGCTCATTTTACAATGGGCGGTATTGTGACAAATCAACATGGTCAAACATCACTACCTGGGTTGTATGCAATCGGCGAAGCAGCCTGTACCGGTGTTCACGGAGCCAACCGCCTTGCTAGCAACTCTTTACTAGAAGGGTTAGTGTTTGGCAGTGAGTGCGCTAAGCATATTGTTGCTGAGCCTTCTAGAAACCTTTCAAGCTTATATACTAGCAGTCGCACAATGAACCGAAAGCAAACTTATACACTTCCAGCAAAATCCGATATCCAACGTGTAATGATGGAACACGTTGGCATCATCCGCACCAACGAAACACTCGAACAGGCGAAAGCATGGTTTGAACAGTATATGCCGGCTCTTCAAAGCTTGCCAGAAGACCTTTCTGAAAATGATAGTACGATTGTGAACATGATCACAGTAGGATGGTTAATTACAACCTCTGCGTTATTAAGAAAAGAAAGCAGAGGCGCACATTATCGAAGTGATTATCCACTTGAAGAACAGTCTTTGGCAAAAAAACGGATCATACGCACATTAAAGGAATGGAAACAACCTGATGTGGCCGCAACAGGAGTGAGATAA
- a CDS encoding TetR/AcrR family transcriptional regulator — MKNIKERIIETSLKLFEAHGYHGVTVKQIVEESNTSKGGFYHYFQSKDELLYVIHDLFITYALEKAIEAIETYHTPTEKLFAIIQSHVKVFDLYKSHISVFYQESNYLKPEYHEKIRQKRYQFRTILFDVVEEGIRQGEFRSELPVDITGMSILGIVNWTYKWYRRDGKKSIDEIGSIFTDFILNSVLTDETKHNEKYKTLFLKSQA; from the coding sequence ATGAAAAATATTAAAGAACGCATTATCGAAACATCCTTAAAGCTTTTTGAAGCACACGGTTATCATGGTGTAACCGTAAAGCAAATTGTTGAAGAATCAAACACATCAAAAGGCGGCTTCTATCACTACTTTCAATCCAAAGACGAACTTCTCTATGTCATCCACGATCTCTTTATTACATACGCCTTAGAAAAAGCAATTGAAGCTATTGAAACGTACCATACACCAACAGAAAAGCTGTTTGCAATTATCCAGTCACATGTAAAGGTATTTGATTTGTACAAATCACACATTTCAGTATTTTATCAAGAAAGCAATTACTTAAAACCTGAATACCATGAGAAAATTCGTCAAAAACGTTACCAATTCAGGACGATCCTGTTCGATGTTGTCGAAGAAGGAATCCGACAAGGCGAATTTCGCAGCGAGTTACCCGTTGATATTACTGGGATGTCGATTCTCGGTATTGTGAACTGGACTTATAAGTGGTATCGCAGAGATGGAAAGAAATCAATTGATGAGATTGGGTCCATTTTTACAGATTTTATTTTGAACTCTGTTCTGACGGACGAGACGAAACATAATGAAAAATATAAGACTCTTTTTTTAAAGAGTCAGGCATGA
- a CDS encoding acyl-CoA dehydrogenase, giving the protein MNFELTKEQQMIRDMVRDFAQNEIRPKAEHYDKTAEFPEETFKKMAELGMLGIPFPEEYGGSGGDTISYAMAVEEVGKACGGTGLSYAAAVSLGASPIYYFGTEEQKQKYLIPLAQGETLASFGLTEPNAGSDAGGTQTRAVLDGDEYVINGEKCWITNASYARTVTVTAVTGKDERGRNIISAFIVPTDSPGFTINSNYEKMGVRASNTCELILEDVRVPKENLLGDPQKGFKQFLYTLDGGRISIGALALGIGQAAFERALAYSKERKQFGQPISNFQAIQFKLADMAMELELARNMIYKAAWLKDNKKPFTKESAYAKLYASEAAFRACNQAIQIHGGYGYMREYEVERMLRDVKLMEIGEGTSEIQRLVISRQLGC; this is encoded by the coding sequence ATGAATTTTGAATTGACGAAAGAACAACAAATGATTCGTGACATGGTGCGTGATTTTGCTCAAAATGAAATCCGCCCGAAAGCAGAACACTATGACAAGACAGCTGAGTTCCCAGAAGAAACATTTAAGAAAATGGCGGAGCTAGGTATGCTTGGCATTCCATTCCCTGAAGAATACGGCGGTTCTGGCGGGGATACGATTTCTTACGCAATGGCTGTTGAAGAAGTCGGAAAAGCATGTGGAGGTACAGGTCTTAGCTATGCCGCTGCTGTTTCCTTAGGTGCAAGCCCAATCTATTATTTTGGTACAGAGGAACAAAAGCAAAAATACCTTATTCCACTTGCACAAGGTGAAACACTCGCTTCTTTTGGTTTAACAGAACCAAATGCCGGTTCAGATGCAGGCGGTACTCAAACACGCGCAGTCCTTGATGGTGACGAATATGTCATTAACGGTGAAAAGTGCTGGATTACAAATGCAAGCTATGCAAGAACAGTAACCGTAACAGCAGTAACTGGAAAAGATGAGCGCGGTAGAAATATTATTTCTGCATTTATCGTACCAACTGATTCACCTGGATTTACAATTAACAGCAACTACGAAAAGATGGGTGTCCGAGCTTCCAATACTTGTGAGTTAATTTTAGAGGATGTTCGCGTTCCGAAAGAGAATCTATTAGGAGACCCGCAAAAAGGGTTTAAACAATTTTTGTATACGTTGGATGGAGGACGTATTTCAATTGGTGCACTTGCTTTAGGGATTGGGCAGGCTGCTTTTGAACGTGCCTTAGCGTACTCGAAAGAGCGTAAACAGTTTGGTCAGCCGATTTCCAACTTCCAAGCGATTCAATTCAAGCTTGCGGATATGGCAATGGAACTTGAATTAGCACGTAATATGATTTACAAGGCTGCTTGGTTGAAAGATAATAAGAAACCGTTTACAAAAGAATCAGCCTATGCAAAGCTGTATGCTTCTGAAGCAGCGTTCCGTGCATGTAACCAAGCGATTCAAATTCATGGCGGTTATGGTTATATGAGAGAATATGAGGTTGAAAGAATGCTTCGTGATGTGAAGTTAATGGAAATTGGTGAAGGTACGTCAGAAATCCAACGACTCGTTATTTCTAGACAGCTTGGATGTTAA